A genome region from Candidatus Microthrix parvicella Bio17-1 includes the following:
- the ligA gene encoding NAD-dependent DNA ligase LigA has translation MSEETPPPEAAGRRNGADDGVDVPAPERVEELRRTLTRWNTEYYAGDPTVSDADFDAAMRELADLEAAHPELAADDSPTNVVGATSANATFAEVGHAVPMMSIDNAMSIDELRGWADRVRRRLDSAGVTSPVHYSCELKIDGLAMSLRYENGRFVRAATRGNGRVGEDVTANVATISEIPHDLGGDAPEVLEVRGEVYLPVAVFNLLNEARDAAGEPRYANPRNTAAGSLRQKDATITRTRHLSFWCYQLGELVGAEHPPGHAAVLGWLGSFGFPVNPNTATFDSLDGVIDFVEHWVEHRHDLDYEIDGVVIKVDELAAQRALGATSKAPRWAIAYKLPPEERTTRLHDIQVSIGRTGAATPFAVLEPVLVAGSTVSMATLHNSDQVAAKDVRPGDLVIVRKAGDVIPEVVAPVLAERPVGTRPWVFPTLCPCPLGSTLVRPEGEAKHRCVNAECPFQRLARLAYFASRGALDIDGLGERQLQRFIDLGLLSDVADIYSLDFEAIAGLDGYQQRSVDNLAASIEASKDRPLERLLVGLNIVHLGPAGAELLARRSENLDAIVAAEEGELAAIDGIGPVIAASVAGFFAVEDNRDLVERLRVAGLNFEGTGEATLPQTLAGRSVVVTGTLEGFNREEAAAAIKERGGKSPGSVSKKTTAVVVGEDPGASKLTKAHDLGVPILDEPAFVAFLATGELPE, from the coding sequence GTGAGCGAGGAGACGCCGCCGCCCGAGGCGGCCGGCCGCCGGAACGGTGCCGACGACGGTGTGGATGTCCCGGCACCGGAACGGGTGGAGGAACTGCGTCGCACGCTGACCCGCTGGAATACCGAGTATTACGCCGGTGACCCCACCGTGTCCGACGCCGACTTCGACGCCGCCATGCGCGAACTCGCCGACCTGGAGGCCGCGCACCCTGAACTGGCCGCCGACGACAGTCCCACCAACGTGGTCGGTGCCACGAGCGCAAACGCAACCTTCGCCGAGGTCGGCCATGCAGTGCCGATGATGAGCATCGACAACGCCATGTCGATCGACGAACTGCGCGGCTGGGCTGATCGCGTTCGGCGCCGCCTCGACTCGGCAGGTGTCACGTCGCCGGTGCATTACAGCTGTGAGCTGAAAATCGACGGCCTGGCCATGTCGCTTCGCTATGAGAACGGCCGGTTCGTTCGGGCCGCCACCCGGGGCAACGGCAGGGTGGGGGAGGATGTCACCGCCAACGTCGCCACCATCTCGGAAATCCCCCACGATCTGGGCGGGGACGCTCCCGAGGTGCTGGAGGTTCGGGGCGAGGTGTACCTGCCCGTGGCCGTGTTCAACCTGCTCAACGAGGCGAGGGATGCCGCAGGCGAACCCCGCTACGCCAACCCTCGAAACACCGCCGCCGGATCGTTGCGTCAAAAGGACGCCACGATCACCCGCACCCGTCACCTCAGCTTCTGGTGTTACCAGCTGGGCGAGTTGGTGGGCGCCGAACACCCGCCCGGGCACGCCGCCGTACTCGGGTGGTTGGGGTCGTTTGGTTTCCCCGTCAATCCCAACACCGCCACCTTCGACTCGCTCGACGGGGTCATCGACTTCGTCGAGCACTGGGTGGAACATCGCCACGACCTCGATTACGAGATCGACGGTGTGGTGATCAAGGTCGACGAGTTGGCCGCACAACGGGCCCTGGGCGCCACCTCGAAAGCGCCGCGATGGGCGATCGCCTACAAACTTCCGCCCGAGGAGCGCACCACCCGCCTTCACGACATTCAGGTGTCGATCGGCCGAACCGGCGCCGCCACGCCCTTTGCGGTGCTCGAGCCCGTGCTGGTGGCGGGCTCCACCGTGAGCATGGCCACCCTGCACAATTCCGATCAGGTGGCGGCCAAGGACGTCCGGCCGGGCGACCTGGTGATCGTACGCAAAGCCGGCGATGTGATTCCTGAGGTGGTGGCCCCGGTGCTGGCAGAACGGCCCGTCGGCACACGGCCATGGGTGTTTCCCACGCTCTGCCCGTGTCCGCTTGGCAGCACCCTGGTGCGTCCGGAGGGGGAGGCGAAGCATCGCTGCGTCAATGCCGAGTGCCCGTTCCAACGGCTGGCCCGCCTGGCGTACTTTGCCTCGCGAGGAGCCCTCGACATCGATGGGCTGGGTGAGCGGCAGCTCCAACGGTTCATCGACCTTGGCCTACTGTCCGACGTGGCGGACATCTATTCGCTGGACTTCGAGGCGATTGCAGGGCTGGACGGCTATCAGCAACGCTCGGTGGACAACCTGGCCGCCTCGATCGAGGCGTCCAAGGATCGGCCCCTGGAACGCCTGCTGGTGGGTCTCAACATCGTGCACCTGGGGCCCGCCGGTGCCGAACTGCTGGCCCGCCGCTCTGAGAACCTGGACGCCATCGTGGCGGCCGAGGAAGGCGAGCTGGCCGCCATCGATGGCATCGGGCCCGTTATCGCCGCCTCGGTGGCAGGGTTTTTTGCCGTTGAGGACAATCGCGACCTCGTCGAACGCCTGCGGGTCGCCGGCCTGAACTTTGAGGGCACGGGCGAAGCGACGCTGCCCCAGACGTTGGCCGGTAGATCGGTGGTGGTCACCGGCACGCTCGAGGGCTTCAACCGGGAGGAGGCCGCAGCGGCCATCAAGGAGCGCGGCGGCAAGTCCCCGGGGTCGGTGTCCAAAAAGACCACGGCGGTGGTGGTGGGGGAGGACCCCGGCGCCTCCAAGCTGACCAAGGCCCACGACCTTGGGGTACCCATCTTGGATGAGCCGGCGTTCGTTGCGTTTCTCGCAACGGGTGAGTTGCCCGAATGA
- a CDS encoding RDD family protein, giving the protein MTTFVPSGTGLGAAVGPDAQQLAVTRQGHYAGPVTRLVGYAVDQGIVNGLYTVTLAFLDAGNRAINGQASDLKIPTAVATVAYALWWLVYFTYPWAASGRTPGMALFGIRVVRTDGAVLSPGKALVRAVTFPLGFVTFGFGFLWALVDGRRRTLYDVLAGSSVVYDWDARAARLRFLARNSAPATDEVQASSPTSQPAPSQGAQPGG; this is encoded by the coding sequence ATGACCACCTTCGTCCCATCCGGCACCGGCCTTGGCGCAGCGGTTGGTCCTGACGCCCAACAACTGGCCGTGACCCGCCAGGGTCACTATGCGGGGCCGGTCACCCGGCTGGTGGGATATGCCGTCGACCAGGGCATCGTCAACGGGCTGTACACCGTGACCCTGGCCTTCCTGGATGCCGGGAATCGTGCGATCAACGGGCAGGCATCGGATTTGAAGATCCCGACGGCGGTGGCCACTGTGGCCTACGCGCTGTGGTGGTTGGTGTATTTCACCTATCCGTGGGCGGCCAGCGGACGTACCCCGGGCATGGCGCTCTTCGGAATCCGGGTGGTGCGCACCGACGGCGCCGTGCTGTCCCCCGGCAAGGCGCTGGTTCGAGCGGTGACGTTTCCGCTGGGGTTCGTCACGTTCGGCTTCGGGTTCCTGTGGGCGCTGGTCGATGGGCGGCGCAGGACCTTGTACGACGTGCTGGCCGGATCATCGGTCGTGTACGACTGGGACGCCCGGGCCGCCCGCCTGAGGTTCCTGGCCCGCAACAGCGCCCCCGCCACCGATGAGGTGCAGGCTTCCTCACCCACTTCGCAACCGGCCCCGTCACAGGGTGCACAGCCGGGCGGATAA